A section of the Maylandia zebra isolate NMK-2024a linkage group LG8, Mzebra_GT3a, whole genome shotgun sequence genome encodes:
- the sec24c gene encoding protein transport protein Sec24C isoform X4, which produces MNVNQHTPMASPYGQPQPSFGQPGYAPLDGSYPAPYAPYNGPASAYQPGAPPQGPVRGPPTSGPPPVSAPQQYNQYSQSQGSMQNGPPPPTQAPPRPAVSQPYNQGAMNLSGPHPSYPQHYGPPSTMQQVTNQMTGMQITSGPPTAAGPGYAPPHSSQPPVSTGYSAAPQASYTQAPPPVSSAPTQPPPPSGPAAPQQYYSGPPPSSQQPFNSSLPPTSQQQQQFTSSVPPHPPPQQTLPPSSYSGPVPTQSQPPVPPVSQAQQSFPTPQPPFSSAPPPVSQSSFATGPPPSAPGSFPPQGPPPSSQPGSFPPPGPPLTSAPSCQYPGPMPPQQQPPPSQPSPYHSGHHPPRPQMPPTSMAQSNHLPPGPQGPAGPPGPLQQPPSQPGMQTGYPPQQNGAFGQVRGPQPGYSGPYPGQPNYGAPAPAPPAQKRLDPDAIPSPIQVIEDDKAKTTEPFTTGVRGQAPPLVTTNFQVQDQGNASPRFIRCTAYNMPCTADMAKQSQVPLAAVIKPLATLPPDEAPPLVVDHGESGPIRCNRCKAYMCPYMQFIEGGRRFQCGFCSCVTEVPPHYFQHLDHTGKRVDCYDRPELSLGSYEFLATVDYCKNNKLPPPPAFIFLIDVSYNAVKSGMVNIVCQELKTLLDCLPRENPEVESAVRVGFVTYNKVLHFYNVKSSLAQPQMMVVSDVSDMFVPLLDGFLVNVNESRQVIESLLDQIPEMFADTRETETVFGPVIQAGLEALKAADCAGKLFVFHTSLPIAEAPGKLKNREDKKLIGTDKEKSLFQPQVGFYSSLAKECVAQGCCVDLFLFPNQYVDVATLAVVPVSTGGSVYKYTYFQAQSDQERFLNDLRRDVQKLVGFDAVMRVRTSTGIRATDFFGSFYMSNTTDVELAGLDCDKAITVEFKHDDKLSEETGALMQCAVLYTSCSGQRRLRVHNMAVNCCSQLADLYRNCETDTIINYFSKYAFRGILSNPTKAVRETLVNQCAQILACYRKNCASPSSAGQLILPECMKLLPVYLNCVLKSDVLLPGADVSLDDRAYLRQLISCMDVAESHVFFYPRLLPVMKLESGSLPVAVRDSEERLSKGGVYLLETGLHLFLWVGASVQQELLLNIFGTPSFSQIDSNVTSLPVLDNPISQALRELIYSFRAQRSRYMKLMVVKQEDRAELIFRHFLVEDKSASGGASYVDFLCHMHKEIRQLLS; this is translated from the exons ATGAATGTAAACCAGCACACGCCAATGGCCTCTCCATATGGCCAGCCCCAGCCTAGTTTTGGCCAGCCTGGTTACGCTCCCCTGGATGGGAGCTATCCAGCACCCTACGCACCCTACAATGGCCCTGCGTCAGCCTATCAGCCTGGGGCTCCACCGCAAG GTCCTGTCAGGGGTCCTCCTACCTCTGGACCCCCGCCTGTCTCAGCACCTCAGCAGTACAATCAGTACAGTCAGAGTCAAGGGAGCATGCAGAATGGACCCCCACCTCCTACACAGGCACCACCCAG ACCTGCTGTCTCTCAGCCGTACAACCAGGGTGCTATGAACCTATCGGGGCCGCACCCTTCTTATCCCCAACACTATGGACCCCCATCCACAATGCAGCAGGTTACCAACCAGATGACGGGGATGCAGATCACCTCTGGACCACCAACCGCTGCTGGGCCAGGATATG CTCCACCTCACAGCTCCCAGCCTCCTGTCAGCACTGGGTACTCGGCCGCACCCCAGGCCTCCTACACCCAAGCCCCACCCCCTGTGTCCTCTGCTCCCACCCAGCCGCCACCTCCCAGCGGCCCCGCAGCTCCTCAGCAATATTATAGCGGCCCACCGCCTTCTTCTCAACAGCCATTCAATTCCTCTCTTCCCCCTAcctctcagcagcagcagcagttcacCTCTTCTGTACCTCcacatcctcctcctcagcaAACCTTACCTCCATCCTCCTACTCGGGTCCGGTGCCTACACAAAGTCAACCTCCTGTTCCCCCAGTGTCCCAGGCACAGCAGTCCTTCCCTACACCCCAGCCCCCTTTCTCTTCAGCAcctccacctgtcagtcaatcTTCCTTTGCCACTGGCCCTCCGCCTTCTGCCCCAGGCTCGTTTCCACCTCAAGGCCCCCCTCCTAGCTCTCAGCCTggttcttttcctcctcctggcCCCCCTCTAACCTCAGCCCCCTCTTGCCAGTACCCAGGTCCCATGCCACCCCAGCAGCAACCCCCTCCATCTCAGCCATCCCCCTATCACTCAGGGCACCATCCTCCTAGACCTCAAATGCCTCCCACTTCCATGGCTCAGAGCAATCACCTGCCTCCAGGACCCCAGGGCCCGGCAGGTCCTCCTGGGCCACTACAGCAGCCTCCATCTCAACCTGGGATGCAGACAGGATACCCTCCTCAGCAGAATG GTGCTTTTGGGCAGGTGAGAGGCCCTCAGCCTGGGTATTCAGGCCCTTACCCTGGGCAACCAAACTATGGAGCACCAgctcctgctccacctgcaCAGAAAAGACTTGACCCAGATGCCATTCCTAGCCCG ATCCAGGTAATAGAGGATGACAAGGCTAAAACTACCGAGCCATTCACCACAGGGGTCAGGGGTCAAGCCCCACCACTGGTCACCACCAACTTCCAGGTTCAAGACCAAG GGAATGCCAGTCCCAGGTTTATTCGTTGTACAGCCTACAACATGCCTTGCACAGCTGATATGGCAAAGCAGTCTCAGGTGCCATTGGCTGCTGTCATCAAGCCCCTCGCCACGCTGCCACCTGATGAG GCCCCTCCACTCGTGGTGGACCACGGCGAGAGCGGTCCGATCCGCTGCAACCGTTGCAAGGCCTACATGTGTCCATACATGCAGTTCATAGAGGGAGGTCGCCGCTTCCAGTGTGGTTTCTGCAGCTGTGTCACAGAGG TGCCTCCACATTACTTCCAGCATCTGGACCACACTGGTAAGAGGGTGGACTGCTACGACCGGCCAGAGCTTTCACTGGGCAGTTATGAATTCCTTGCAACTGTTGACTACTGTAAG AATAACAAGCTCCCTCCGCCTCCAGCCTTCATCTTCCTTATTGATGTGTCCTACAATGCTGTGAAGAGCGGCATGGTCAACATTGTCTGCCAGGAACTCAAGACCCTACTAGACTGCCTCCCCAG GGAGAATCCCGAAGTGGAATCTGCAGTGCGAGTGGGTTTTGTCACCTACAACAAGGTTTTGCACTTCTACAACGTCAAGTCGAGCTTGGCCCAGCCCCAGATGATGGTGGTGTCAGACGTGTCAGACATGTTTGTACCCCTGCTTGACGGGTTCCTGGTGAATGTAAATGAAAGCAGACAAGTTATCGAGAG TTTGCTGGACCAGATCCCAGAGATGTTTGCAGATACCAGGGAGACGGAGACGGTGTTTGGACCCGTCATCCAAGCGGGACTGGAGGCACTAAAG GCTGCTGACTGTGCTGGGAAGCTGTTTGTGTTTCACACCTCTTTGCCCATCGCGGAAGCCCCAGGAAAACTAAAAAACAGAGAAGACAAAAAACTGATTGGAACAGACAAGGAGAAG TCGCTATTTCAGCCTCAGGTGGGTTTCTACAGCTCTCTGGCTAAGGAGTGTGTAGCCCAGGGCTGTTGTGTGGATCTTTTCCTCTTCCCCAACCAGTATGTGGATGTTGCCACATTAGCTGTGGTTCCCGTCTCCACTGGAGGTTCAGTCTATAAATACACCTACTTCCAG GCCCAGTCGGATCAGGAGCGATTCTTAAACGACCTCAGACGAGACGTTCAGAAACTAGTTGGGTTTGATGCTGTTATGAGGGTGCGAACCAGCACAG GCATCCGAGCAACGGACTTCTTCGGCTCCTTTTATATGAGTAACACCACAGATGTGGAGCTGGCAGGTCTCGACTGTGACAAGGCCATCACTGTTGAGTTCAAACACGATGACAAGCTCAGCGAGGAGACGGGGGCACTCATGCAG TGTGCCGTGCTGTACACCAGCTGCAGCGGCCAGAGACGTCTCCGCGTCCACAACATGGCCGTGAACTGCTGCTCTCAGCTGGCTGACCTGTACCGCAACTGTGAGACAGACACAATCATCAACTACTTCTCCAAATACG CTTTCCGTGGCATTCTCAGCAACCCCACTAAGGCAGTGAGAGAAACTCTTGTGAACCAGTGTGCTCAGATTCTGGCGTGCTACAGGAAGAACTGTGCAAGTCCCTCATCTGCTGGTCAG TTGATTCTCCCAGAGTGTATGAAGTTGCTCCCAGTATATCTGAACTGCGTGCTGAAGAGTGATGTGCTGCTACCTGGAGCCGACGTTTCATTGGATGACCGAGCTTACCTTAGACAGCTGATCAGCTGCATGGATGTTGCAGAGAGTCACGTCTTCTTCTACCCCCGCCTGCTGCCAGTG ATGAAATTGGAAAGCGGTTCGTTGCCAGTGGCAGTGAGGGACTCTGAGGAGAGGTTGTCAAAAGGAGGAGTTTACCTGCTGGAGACCGGGCTCCACCTTTTCCTGTGGGTGGGAGCCAGCGTTCAGCAGGAGCTGCTGCTTAACATCTTTGGCACGCCGAGCTTCAGCCAGATCGACTCAAACGTG ACAAGTCTGCCTGTTCTTGACAACCCCATCTCTCAGGCTCTCAGAGAGCTTATTTATTCTTTCAGAGCACAGCGATCACGATACATGAAG CTGATGGTGGTGAAGCAGGAAGACAGGGCCGAGCTGATATTCAGACACTTCCTGGTCGAAGACAAGAGCGCCAGCGGGGGAGCGTCATACGTAGACTTCCTGTGTCACATGCACAAGGAGATCCGCCAGCTTCTCAGCTAG